A genomic window from Thiomonas arsenitoxydans includes:
- a CDS encoding ABC transporter ATP-binding protein, with the protein MSTPPILLAEHLRKRYTEGPQAVDVLKDVNLRLDGGQTLAIIGASGSGKSTLMHLLGGLDRADGGRVQVCGSDWAQMSPKAQGAWRNQHVGFVYQFHHLLMEFSALDNVAMPLRIRRTTAEAAHAVAAQMLQSMGLGARLQHRPGELSGGERQRVAIARALVTQPQLVLADEPTGNLDSEASAVALDMLLDVALAQGDAVIIVTHDATVAARCQRQLRLVNGALQDA; encoded by the coding sequence ATGTCCACCCCCCCCATCCTGCTGGCTGAACACCTGCGCAAGCGCTACACCGAAGGGCCGCAGGCCGTCGATGTGCTCAAGGACGTGAACCTGCGCCTCGACGGCGGTCAGACCCTGGCCATCATCGGCGCCTCGGGTTCGGGCAAGAGCACGCTCATGCACCTGCTGGGCGGGCTCGACCGGGCCGATGGCGGCCGTGTGCAGGTCTGCGGGAGCGACTGGGCGCAGATGAGCCCCAAGGCACAGGGGGCATGGCGCAACCAGCATGTCGGCTTCGTGTACCAGTTTCACCACCTTCTGATGGAATTCAGCGCGCTCGACAACGTGGCCATGCCGCTGCGCATTCGCCGCACAACGGCTGAAGCTGCGCATGCCGTCGCGGCGCAGATGTTGCAGAGCATGGGCCTGGGCGCGCGGCTGCAGCACCGCCCTGGCGAGCTCTCAGGCGGCGAACGCCAGCGCGTGGCCATTGCCCGCGCGCTGGTCACGCAGCCACAGCTCGTGCTTGCCGACGAGCCCACGGGCAATCTCGACAGCGAAGCCTCGGCGGTGGCGCTGGACATGCTTCTCGACGTGGCGCTGGCGCAGGGCGACGCCGTCATCATCGTCACTCACGACGCCACGGTGGCCGCGCGCTGCCAGCGCCAGCTTCGGCTGGTGAACGGTGCGCTGCAGGACGCCTGA